The Danaus plexippus chromosome 17, MEX_DaPlex, whole genome shotgun sequence genome contains the following window.
taatcattaattacaaGTTCTACATAATAACACGATATCTTGCTGTTTATCACAAATTTAATGCATGTCAgcaattaatgtttattttcgaCCGAAGAAGAATAatgcaaatattatatcagtatttaagatatatataaagagtttataaatatagtattagaATTCAATACaactgatttatttaatttattgaaaaggataaatcaatttacataataaaacacaatttgCTCTATTGTTTATGATGCATTTTGGACAGCTACAGCTGCTCCTCGGGCTGCATCTCCTCCAGAAGTAAATTCTAATGGCAAGCTGTAATTATGCTCAACAGCTCTTTGTAATACAGCATTTCTTGATAGTCCAGAACCATTGCCGACTatcctttttatatttgcatcCAATAGAATTTTCTTTGGCATCATACAATggatattatcaataatactATTACAGAGAGATCTAAACACATGACCGAGTTGAATATTTGAAAgatcaatattttcaacagCTGCTTTAGCAGTTGGTGAGTGCCTTTCCCCTAAAAGAAGTGGACTTATTTTCATATCAGTGCCGTCAGATGCGTCCAGGCCAAGTGCAATTAGTTTTTCCCATACTTTAGATTGTGGTATTGGAAATCCAAATTCAAGCATCCATTGTTGTAACATTTTGACAAAAGTAGCCAATACATTACCCCCATTTAATGATGCAGCAACAACtagatatgtattattaaaatatggcaAGTGCTCAATAGTTGTACAACCTAAATCTTTAATTTGGTCAACAACAAAGGCGAGTTGAGCTGAGGTAGATATGTTTAGAACAGCATCTTGTCCGTTCTCAAGAGTGGCAAGTATTGAACATTGAAGGTCACCCATAGCTGCACCCACTGGAGTACCCTCTGGGATTCCATTCCAACAACAGCTTAATGTACCCGCTATTTCCCCACTTCTTATCACTTTTGGCAGAAGATTAACAGGAAAATCAATAGATTTCAGTATATCAATATTCCATTCATTCTTTTCTGTGTTGAAGTAACCCCAGCTGGCAGCGTTCTGATCTGATGTTTTTGGGACATCAAGATCACAAAGCATAGCCACAACAAAATCTTGTACAGTAGCTGAATACGTGAAATTCTTTAGTTTTTCAGGCTTATGCTTTAGCATCCAGAGAAGAGTGGCACAGCCATAACCAGAATAACATTGGAGATGTGAATCGGGCTTTGGTAATGTTTCCAAAAACTCTGGCTTACATCTGGTATCTTGCCATGTATATAACGCTGACATATTTTCTCTGTTACCTTCATATCTTATAAAGGCACCCTCCTTTTCTACCTTTTCCCAAgctctgtaataaaaatattaaatgataaataaatatcaattataccactcataaatcaaattagaatattttaattatttacccATTTTTCCATAGCACAACTCCATGCATTTGTCCACAAAcaccaatttttttaacatgtcTCAGAACATCTCGTGGTAAACGTGAGACACAATAATGAACAGCGGACACTATTTTCGGAACGTCCTGCTTGTTCCCTTCGATCCCTAAATCACTGGGAATGTTAGCAGCCGTATCCTTACTCTGTTTAGCTACAAGCTCCTTCGTATGTGGATCGTAGACGCAAACTTTTACCGAAGTCGTACCAATATCCATTCCTAAAATATACTCTTTGTCCgacatatttgaaataaaaaaaggttagattatttataaatgatatttagtaTCTCGCGAGTTGAACAAACTAACGCGGCGGGATGTAAGATGTTTCAACGATTGCGGCAGCCGTCAATTGCGGTGCAATGTGACTGGAGTGGGAGGTAGGGCTGTCTACGCGCGTCTCAGCACGACGCGGTACTCGGTAGCACTCCGTCCGCTTACAACGCGTCAACAGTGTTACGTAATATAAGTTgtaattcatatttcatatcaacTAGGGCAAACGATATGTTAATCACATGTATGAGTGACTTATTggatagaattaataaaacactcGACTACCATAAGTGGCTTTCGATAACAgacgaaaattaataaacccAAATAATAATCTACAAACGGGTTGTAATAAAGTGTTTTAGTGGTgactaataattataacgatacataacataattgtttatatacttttagtgTTGTAATTAATGGAAAGATCGTCATTGCTAATTcggttattacaaaattaccaGTGACAACATTAATCATTGCAAGCTAGGAAAATTTGATCTTATCAGTGAATTGTTCTCTTATTGTTCTTTCGTACATTATTCTGTTTATGTTTATGAGTAGAAAAAACTTGATTGTAGCCAATCCTGAAGCTAAGGTAACCGTAATGCTTCTATTGTATAAGAAATGCCTATCATTATGATTAAATCAGAAACATTGTCCTAACTTAAGCTTGGAGATGTAATGTATTAAACAACAAACATTGTAAGCCGtaggtatataatatacaattttgtaCTACACATAATCCtcattcaaattaaacaattatgtaGCATAATTTCTACATAAATCAGAATCATTTAAGCGAATTTTCTGTTCTATTACTGGACCAAACATGAGTGTTAATTGATTGTTTTCGTTCAACTGGTAGGCGTACACTCATGccaatttaaaacttaaagtgctgtaaaaataaagaaaacggTTTttcgaaataatataaaagaaaaaaacatgtgtattatttgtaattgaatattttttcttggtATTACAGTAGGTACTTTACGGTATAGATGGGATGATGTTTGTTTGTTCGTAACTAATTATCTCAaaactgttatattaaataaacaaaaaaaaatctgatttgATTAGACctgatatacattttaacaatatgCTATTTTTGAACCGTTTCGGTAACAATCATTTGGGTAAGGACATTAGATGCTGTTTGGGCGCAGTTTAATCGGCGAAGTGTTTATTTCCTTGAGTTATAAACTGCAGGCAAGATTGCTAGCTTGAAATAATTCTCTGGTAAATCATAGGGATATTAATTCTGGATATAGTGAAATCTTAATATCTTTGGAATTCGATAGAACATATTTCATACTAGTCTATTGTATGtggtttcaatatatatttttaattatacgcTATCCAATAGTCAGTTATAGAAATAATCAGATCAGGAATATTATTTGAGCAGTAGATATATCGCCTTTTTGGTTAAtcttttatacatttgtaatacATAACGAAAAGTTATATGCCGAGGGAATAAAATACccttttcaaaaaaatcaaacaactctgaaaattattcttaataattattatttatatatgtatattacttgGTATTAAAGTTTCAATAACTCTAAAAGACCCTCAATTATGTGAATAGTTTttacttaaacatattttgtgcgtttaaaaattcatttgttattttttctatttttacagAATTATGGGCAAAAGAAct
Protein-coding sequences here:
- the LOC116771108 gene encoding sedoheptulokinase-like; its protein translation is MSDKEYILGMDIGTTSVKVCVYDPHTKELVAKQSKDTAANIPSDLGIEGNKQDVPKIVSAVHYCVSRLPRDVLRHVKKIGVCGQMHGVVLWKNGAWEKVEKEGAFIRYEGNRENMSALYTWQDTRCKPEFLETLPKPDSHLQCYSGYGCATLLWMLKHKPEKLKNFTYSATVQDFVVAMLCDLDVPKTSDQNAASWGYFNTEKNEWNIDILKSIDFPVNLLPKVIRSGEIAGTLSCCWNGIPEGTPVGAAMGDLQCSILATLENGQDAVLNISTSAQLAFVVDQIKDLGCTTIEHLPYFNNTYLVVAASLNGGNVLATFVKMLQQWMLEFGFPIPQSKVWEKLIALGLDASDGTDMKISPLLLGERHSPTAKAAVENIDLSNIQLGHVFRSLCNSIIDNIHCMMPKKILLDANIKRIVGNGSGLSRNAVLQRAVEHNYSLPLEFTSGGDAARGAAVAVQNAS